The Alosa sapidissima isolate fAloSap1 chromosome 5, fAloSap1.pri, whole genome shotgun sequence genome has a window encoding:
- the LOC121708701 gene encoding uncharacterized protein LOC121708701 has translation MAGYGEGPEDDVCLRWTWVKVIVLVCCYGSVVRSGQSPNNVVTGGNLTARAGDSVTFRCEVRNGSHINMVKWTRCYRGAAPSKVLVFMTSGSQLWLSDTHQGRVTMTTASSFTLRNVSMEDFGLYCCKLNVFPDGVLQAEVHLSEGTGEVDHEASQRPTLFGLPPQVVYILGGIACALVLVVVVTTVIVCKKQRSSRVQLQDYANVPVHRGRVPKGPNDAGEENDKAAEEKDDDDDDDEEDFDYQNIPRGS, from the exons ATGGCTGGCTATGGCGAGGGTCCAGAGGATGATGTCTGTCTGAGGTGGACATGGGTGAAGGTCATCGTACTGGTCTGCTGTTACG GATCAGTGGTCCGAAGTGGTCAGTCTCCCAACAATGTGGTAACCGGGGGCAACCTGACAGCCAGGGCTGGAGACAGCGTGACGTTCCGCTGTGAGGTTCGTAATGGCTCCCACATCAACATGGTGAAGTGGACCCGGTGTTACCGAGGGGCGGCGCCCAGTAAGGTCCTCGTCTTCATGACCTCGGGGTCACAGCTGTGGCTCAGCGACACCCACCAGGGACGTGTCACCATGACGACAGCCAGCAGCTTCACCCTGAGGAACGTGAGCATGGAGGACTTTGGGTTGTACTGCTGCAAG CTGAACGTGTTCCCTGATGGAGTGCTGCAGGCAGAAGTGCATCTGAGTGAAGGAACCGGAGAGgtagaccatgaagcttctcaAAGACCCACACTGTTTG GCCTTCCTCCACAGGTCGTGTACATCTTGGGAGGCATTGCGTGTGCTCTAGTGTTGGTTGTTGTCGTGACGACTGTGATTGTTTGTAAG AAGCAGCGCAGCTCCAGAGTCCAGCTCCAGGACTACGCCAACGTACCAGTGCACCGAGGGAGAGTCCCAAAAGGTCCTAATGACGCGGGAGAGGAGAACGACAAGGCTGCAGAGGagaaggatgatgatgatgatgatgatgaagaggacTTTGATTACCAAAACATCCCCAGGGGTTCCTGA